In Streptomyces sp. NBC_00344, the genomic window TGGCGAGCTGGCGCCGCCGCTGATCGCTGCTGACCACCGGGTGTTCTCCCTCGTACGTGTGTCCTGGACCGGTCCGGGCTAGGCCGTACCGTATATGGGTTCGCTGTGTGATGAGGAGCGCCGGTAGGCTCTGATCCGCTGCAAACTCCCGCTGGACCGACATTTAAGGACGATCGTGCTGATTGCCGGGTTCCCCGCCGGGGCCTGGGGCACCAACTGTTATCTGGTGGCCCCCGCCGCAGGCGAGGAGTGCGTGATCATCGACCCGGGCCACCAGGCTGCCCAGGGAGTCGAGGACGCGCTCAGGAAGCATCGGCTCAAGCCCGTGGCGGTCGTTCTCACCCATGGCCATATCGACCACGTGGCATCGGTCGTTCCGGTGTGCGGAGCGCATGACGTACCGGCATGGATCCACCCCGCGGACCGCTACATGATGAGCGACCCGGAGAAGGGCATCGGCCGCTCCATCGGTATGCCGTTGATGGGCGAACTGACCGTGGGGGAGCCGGACGACGTCAAGGAGCTCGCCGACGGGGCCGAGCTGAGGCTGGCGGGACTGGAGATCGCCGTCTCGCACGCGCCGGGCCATACCAAGGGGTCGGTGACCTTCAGACTGCCCGAGGCGGAGGACATTCCGCAGATTCTCTTCTCGGGCGACCTGCTCTTCGCCGGCTCCATCGGACGCACCGACATGCCCGGTGGCGACCACTCCGAGATGCTCGAATCGCTGGCCCGTGTCTGCCTGCCGCTCGACGACTCGACCGTGGTGCTGCCCGGTCACAACGAGCAGACGACCATCGGCCGCGAGCGCGCCGGCAACCCGTTTCTGCGGGGCATGGCCGCTCCCCGACGAGGAATGTGACGACTTTCCGTGAGTACTTTCCAGGCGCCCAAGGGCACCTACGACCTGCTTCCGCCCTCCTCCGCGACCTTTCTCGCGGTGCGTGAGGCGATCGCCGCACCACTGAGGAGTTCGGGCTACGGCTACGTCGAGACGCCCGGTTTCGAGAACGTCGAGCTCTTCGCCCGTGGTGTCGGTGAGTCCACCGACATCGTGTCCAAGGAGATGTACGCCTTCGAGACCAAGGGCGGCGACCGTCTCGCGCTGCGTCCCGAGGGCACCGCTTCGGTGCTGCGCGCGGCGCTGGAGGCCAATCTGCACAAGGCCGGGAATCTGCCGGTCAAACTCTGGTACTCCGGCTCGTACTACCGCTACGAGCGCCCGCAGAAGGGCCGCTACCGCCACTTCTCGCAGGTCGGCGCGGAGGCCATCGGCGCGGAGGACCCGGCGCTGGACGCCGAGCTGATCATCCTGGCCGACCAGGCCTACCGTTCGCTCGGGTTGCGCAACTTCCGCATCCTGCTGAACTCGCTGGGGGACAAGGAGTGCCGTCCGGTCTACCGGGAAGCGCTCCAGGGTTTCCTGCGCGAGCTCGACCTGGACGAGGACACCCGGCGGCGGGCCGAGATCAACCCGCTGCGGGTGCTCGACGACAAGCGTGCCGAAGTGCAGAAGCAACTGTCCGGAGCGCCGGTGCTGCGGGACTACCTCTGCGACGCGTGCAAGGCGTACCACGAGTCGGTGCGTGAACTGATCACCGCGGCGGGTGTGGTGTTCGAGGACGACGAGAAGCTGGTGCGCGGCCTCGACTACTACACCCGCACCACCTTCGAGTTCGTGCACGACGGCCTCGGCTCGCAGTCCGCGGTCGGCGGCGGCGGACGCTACGACGGCCTCTCCGAGATGATCGGTGGTCCCGAACTGCCGTCGGTGGGCTGGGCGCTTGGTGTGGACCGTACGGTCCTGGCGCTCGAGGCGGAGGGCGTGGAGCTCGAACTTCCCTCCGCCACCAGTGTGTTCGCCGTGCCGTTGGGCGAGGAGGCGCGCCGGGTGCTGTTCGGTGTGGTCACCGGCCTGCGCAGGGCCGGGATCGCCGCCGACTTCGCCTTCGGCGGCCGGGGCCTGAAGGGCGCGATGAAGGCGGCCAACCGCTCCGGGGCCCGCTACACCGTCGTCGCGGGTGAACGTGATCTCGCCGAGGGTGTCGTGCAGCTGAAGGACATGGAGTCGGGGGAGCAGAGCGCGGTGCAGCTCGACGGCATTGTCGAAGCGGTCGCGGCACGACTGCGCTGACACCAGCAGGCGCCAGGGCCCGTACGGGGACAGCTCCGTACGGGCCTTCCGGCTACAGCAGCCCGAGCCGCATCGCGTTCGTCACCGCCGCCGTGCGGTCGTCGACCTCCAACTTGCCGAAGACCCGCAGCAGATGGGTCTTGACCGTGGACTCGCCGATGAAGAGACGACGGCCGATCTCGGCATTGGTGCATCCCTCAGCCACCAGACGCAGGACCGCGGTCTCACGCTCCGAAAGCCGCGGCCGCTCCGGCCTGCTGCGCAACTGGTCGACCAGCCGGGCGGCGACCGAGGGCGCAAGCACCGTCTCGCCCCGGGCTGCCGCCCGGACCGCGTCGGCCAGCTCGCCACGGGCGAGATCCTTGAGCAGATACCCGGCGGCCCCTGCTTCGACGGCTCGCAGGATGTCGCCGTCGGTCTCGTACGTCGTCAGAACGATCACTCGGCAGGGCAGCCCGGCCGCGGTCATTCTGCCGATCGACTCGGCTCCGCCACCGCCGGGCATCCGCAGGTCCATCAGCACGATGTCCGGGCGCAGTTCGGCCGACAGCGCCTCGGCCCGCGGCCCACTGGACGCCTCGCCGACGACTTCGAGATCCGGCTCGGCAGCCAGCATCCCGCGCAGCCCCTCCCGTACGACGGGATGGTCGTCGGCGAGCAGAATCCGGATCAACTGGGGCTCCTCAAGTTCACGGTGACGGTGGTGCCTGCCCCCGGTGCACTGCGGATCTCCGCGGTGCCGCCGACCTCGGCCGCGCGGGCCCGGAGTCCGCTGAGACCGTATCCCCGGCGCGGCGCCCGCGGGTCGAATCCGCAGCCGCAGTCGCTCACCGATACGGTGAGCGCGGTCTCGCCGTAGGCGAGGGTGACCGAGACGGGAACCGCGGAACCGGCGTGCTTGAGGGCGTTGGTCAGAGCCTCCTGGCAGGTGCGCAGGGCCACCACCTCGAGACCGGGCGGCAACTGCTGTACGGTCCCGGTCACCTCGACATCCGCCGGCGCCCCGGTCCGCTCCGCGTGGTGGCCGGCCAGCCGGCGTACCGCGTCGGGGAGCGAGCTGTCCGCCAGGTCCGCCGGTGCGCCACCGGCGACCAGGGCCCTGGCCTCGGCGAGGTTCTGGCGCGCGGTCGCGGCCATCAGTGCCAAATGGCCGCGGGCCCCCGGCACATCGTGGTCCACCTCCGCTTCCACCACCTGGATCAGCATCAGCAGACTCGTGAAGCCCTGCGCGAGGGTGTCGTGGATCTCGCGGGACATCCGCTGCCGCTCGGCGAGGGCGCCGTGAGCCGTGGAGAGCCTGGCGACCTCCTCGCGGCTGCTGTCCAGGTCCGCGATCAGCGCGGCTCGCTCCTTGCTCTGCTCGAGTACCCGGGTGATCCAGGTACCGAAGAACAGCGAGAAGACGAGCGAAGCCACCGCGAAGACGGTGTTGAAGAAGACGACCTGCCGCTCCGGATGCCAGAGCAGCGCCCAGCCGATCACCGGCGCGATGACGATCACCGAAAGCACCGCGAGGGCACGGCGCATCCGCAGCAGCATGAAGCACTGCGGGGCGAGCACGAAGGTGGCGAGACGGGTCTCGCCGACCAGCCACGAGGCGGGCAGGAAGAGCAGCACCGCCCCTGCCAGATAGATGAGCGCCCGGCGCTCGTCGTCGCCCTCGTCCATGATCACCTGGCGGCCGTACCGCAGATACCAGGGGGCCAGCAGGGCCAGGAGCACTGCCGACGCTGAACGCGTGGGCAGCGAAGGGGCCGACGTGCCGAGCACGAACACCTCGGTGACGGCCAGCAGGACCGCGAAGTACGCGTCCCACGGCAGGAACGTCCGCTCCCACACATGGGACGCCCGCGCCCCGGTCAAGCGTCGCGCCGGTTCTTCCACCGGAAAGTCAGTAGACACAGGACCAATCCTCCGGCGCACCAGGCGCCGAGCACCAGGGCGATCCTCCCGAACTCCCAGTCTCCGGCCTGTTCGAGGACGGCAGCGGAGTCCGGCAGGAACACACCGCGGAAGCCCTGGCACATCCATTTCAGCGGGAAGAAGGCGCTGATGTTGAGCAGCCAGTCGGGCACCGTACCGACCGGGATGTAGACCCCGGAGATGAACTGCAGGATCAGGAAGGGCAGCACGACCACCGAGCTCGCGCTCTTCCCCGACTTGGGGAGACTGCTGATCGCGATGCCGAGGAGGGCACAGGAGGTGAGCCCGAGAACGAAGATCCAGCCGAAGGTGAGCCAGGTCAGGGCGTCGGTCGGAAGGTCGAGACCGAAGAGGCCCGCGCCGGCGCCCAGCAGGATCGCCGTCTCGGCGAGCCCGGTGACCAGCACCATCCAGATCTTGCCGAGGAAGTACGCGGCCGGCGGCATCGGAGTGCCGCGGAGCCGGCGCAGCACCTTCTCGTCCCGCTCGATGGCGATCGAGATGCCCAGCGACTGGAAGCTGGTGGACATGATGCCCGCTGCGAGCATCCCGGCCGCGTAGAGCTGCGATGCGGTGATGCCGGCGCCCTCGACGTCGTCGCTGAAGATCGACGCGAACAGAGCGAGGAACACGACGGGGAAGGCGAAGGTGAAGATGACCTGGTCGCGCTGTCGGGCGAACTGCTTGAGTTCGAGCGCGCCCCGGCTCAGCCCGATGCTCCAGGCGCCGGGCAGCCTGCCGGACGTGGTGCGCGGTGAGGTATCGGTGGTCGTGGTGAGGGCGGTCATCGGGCGTTCTCCTGTCCGGTGAGGCGCAGATACACGTCCTCGAGCGTGGGGCGGCTGATTCTGAGGCCGGGGACCTCCCCTTCGAAGCGCTCCATGAGTGCGGCGACGGTACGGGTCGGCGTCGCTGTCCGCTCCTCGTGCCCGGCGCCGTCCGCCTCGGTCCACTCGACCGTGGCATCGGTTCCGTAGCGCTCACGCAGTGCGGCCGGCCGGCCCTCTGCGACGACCTGTCCGGCCGCGATCACCGCGAGCCGGTCGGCGAGCGCCTCGGCCTCCTCCAGGTAGTGGGTGGTGAGCACGATGGTGGTGCCCTCGGCGGCGAGCTGCCGGATCAGGTCCCAGAACTGGCGTCGCGCCGCCGGGTCGAACCCCGTCGTCGGCTCGTCGAGCAGCAGCAGTTCGGGCCCGCCTATCACTCCGAGCGCCACGTCGAGCCTGCGCCGTTGTCCGCCCGAGAGACTCTTGATACGGCTGTCGGCCTTCGCGCCGAGACCGACCAGGTCGATGACGTCGTCCGCACTCCGAGGTTTCGGGTAATAACGGGCGAAATGGCTCACCGTTTCGCGGACCGTCAACTCCGCGGGCGCCGATTCGTCCTGCCAGACAATTCCGACACGTGATCGCCACGTACGGTTCCCGGCGGCCGGATCGGTGCCGAGAACGGACACCTCGCCTGCGTCCCGGGACCGGTGGCCCTGCAGGATTTCCACCGTGGTGCTCTTGCCCGCCCCGTTGGGGCCGAGAATGCCGAAGACCTCTCCCTGCCGAATGCCCAGGTCCAGGCCGTCTACTGCGGTCACTTCGCCGTACTGCTTGCGAAGTCCGCGTACTTCCACCGCGAGTGCTGTCATGACGACGAGTCTTCCGGGGCACTGAACGGATGGGTACGGCCAGGCGTACATCCTTATGTCCATCGAACGGTGGACAGCCCCCGCGGTGCGGCACAATAGGGCCCGCCCAGCAGGTCTCAGGAGCGATGGATCGGCACTATGACGACGACGGTGATCGAGGACGTGTCCGCACAGCAGGATGGGAAAACCGGTGGTGGCCGCGGGCTCGCCTGGCTACTGGTCATCACCGGTGCCGCCGGGCTGCTCGCGGCGTGGGTCATCACCCTTGACGAGTTCAAACTGCTCAAGGACCCCGGTTTCACACCGGGCTGCAGCATCAATCCGGTGCTGTCCTGCGGCAACATCATGAAGAGTGCCCAGGCATCGGTGTTCGGATTCCCCAACCCGATGCTCGGTCTCGCCACCTACTCGGTGGTGATCTGTGTCGGGCTGAGCCTGCTGGCGGGCGGCCGTTTCGGCCGCTGGTACTGGCTCTCGTTCAACGCCGGCTGTCTCTTCGGGGTCGGGTTCGTGACCTGGCTCCAGTTCGAGTCGCTGTACTCGATCAACGCGCTCTGCCTCTGGTGCTGCCTCGCCTGGGTCGGCACCATCACGCTGTTCTGGTACGTCACCTCGCACAACATCCGTAACCGGCAGCTGCCTGCCCCGTTCTGGCTGCGGAGCTTCCTGGACGAGTTCACCTGGGTGCTCCCCGTGGTGCACATCGGCATCATCGGCATGCTGATCCTGACCCGCTGGTGGAGTTTCTGGACCGGCTGACGGTCCGGCGTCCCGGGTCCGGGACAGCGGGCGGAGCCGGCGGTGTTGTCAGTGGCGTGACATAGGGTTTTGTGCGTGGAACCCGATCTGTTCACCGCCGCAGCCGAAGAGCGCCAGGAGAAGGACCCGTCCAGCAGCCCCCTTGCCGTACGGATGCGTCCGCGCACCCTCGACGAGGTGGTCGGTCAGCAGCATCTGCTGAAACAGGGCTCGCCGCTGCGCAGGCTGGTCGGTGAGGCCGGGGGTGGTCCCGCGGGGCCGTCGTCGGTGCTGCTCTGGGGGCCGCCCGGCATCGGCAAGACGACGCTCGCCTACGTCGTGAGCCAGGCGACGCAGAAGCGTTTCGTCGAGCTCTCGGCCATCACGGCGGGGGTCAAGGAGGTGCGGGCCGTCATCGACGGTGCCCGTCGCGCCTCGGGCGGATACGGCAAGGAGACGGTCCTTTTCCTGGACGAGATCCACCGA contains:
- a CDS encoding MBL fold metallo-hydrolase, giving the protein MLIAGFPAGAWGTNCYLVAPAAGEECVIIDPGHQAAQGVEDALRKHRLKPVAVVLTHGHIDHVASVVPVCGAHDVPAWIHPADRYMMSDPEKGIGRSIGMPLMGELTVGEPDDVKELADGAELRLAGLEIAVSHAPGHTKGSVTFRLPEAEDIPQILFSGDLLFAGSIGRTDMPGGDHSEMLESLARVCLPLDDSTVVLPGHNEQTTIGRERAGNPFLRGMAAPRRGM
- the hisS gene encoding histidine--tRNA ligase, coding for MSTFQAPKGTYDLLPPSSATFLAVREAIAAPLRSSGYGYVETPGFENVELFARGVGESTDIVSKEMYAFETKGGDRLALRPEGTASVLRAALEANLHKAGNLPVKLWYSGSYYRYERPQKGRYRHFSQVGAEAIGAEDPALDAELIILADQAYRSLGLRNFRILLNSLGDKECRPVYREALQGFLRELDLDEDTRRRAEINPLRVLDDKRAEVQKQLSGAPVLRDYLCDACKAYHESVRELITAAGVVFEDDEKLVRGLDYYTRTTFEFVHDGLGSQSAVGGGGRYDGLSEMIGGPELPSVGWALGVDRTVLALEAEGVELELPSATSVFAVPLGEEARRVLFGVVTGLRRAGIAADFAFGGRGLKGAMKAANRSGARYTVVAGERDLAEGVVQLKDMESGEQSAVQLDGIVEAVAARLR
- a CDS encoding response regulator transcription factor gives rise to the protein MIRILLADDHPVVREGLRGMLAAEPDLEVVGEASSGPRAEALSAELRPDIVLMDLRMPGGGGAESIGRMTAAGLPCRVIVLTTYETDGDILRAVEAGAAGYLLKDLARGELADAVRAAARGETVLAPSVAARLVDQLRSRPERPRLSERETAVLRLVAEGCTNAEIGRRLFIGESTVKTHLLRVFGKLEVDDRTAAVTNAMRLGLL
- a CDS encoding sensor histidine kinase, whose translation is MSTDFPVEEPARRLTGARASHVWERTFLPWDAYFAVLLAVTEVFVLGTSAPSLPTRSASAVLLALLAPWYLRYGRQVIMDEGDDERRALIYLAGAVLLFLPASWLVGETRLATFVLAPQCFMLLRMRRALAVLSVIVIAPVIGWALLWHPERQVVFFNTVFAVASLVFSLFFGTWITRVLEQSKERAALIADLDSSREEVARLSTAHGALAERQRMSREIHDTLAQGFTSLLMLIQVVEAEVDHDVPGARGHLALMAATARQNLAEARALVAGGAPADLADSSLPDAVRRLAGHHAERTGAPADVEVTGTVQQLPPGLEVVALRTCQEALTNALKHAGSAVPVSVTLAYGETALTVSVSDCGCGFDPRAPRRGYGLSGLRARAAEVGGTAEIRSAPGAGTTVTVNLRSPS
- a CDS encoding ABC transporter permease, with amino-acid sequence MTALTTTTDTSPRTTSGRLPGAWSIGLSRGALELKQFARQRDQVIFTFAFPVVFLALFASIFSDDVEGAGITASQLYAAGMLAAGIMSTSFQSLGISIAIERDEKVLRRLRGTPMPPAAYFLGKIWMVLVTGLAETAILLGAGAGLFGLDLPTDALTWLTFGWIFVLGLTSCALLGIAISSLPKSGKSASSVVVLPFLILQFISGVYIPVGTVPDWLLNISAFFPLKWMCQGFRGVFLPDSAAVLEQAGDWEFGRIALVLGAWCAGGLVLCLLTFRWKNRRDA
- a CDS encoding ABC transporter ATP-binding protein — its product is MTALAVEVRGLRKQYGEVTAVDGLDLGIRQGEVFGILGPNGAGKSTTVEILQGHRSRDAGEVSVLGTDPAAGNRTWRSRVGIVWQDESAPAELTVRETVSHFARYYPKPRSADDVIDLVGLGAKADSRIKSLSGGQRRRLDVALGVIGGPELLLLDEPTTGFDPAARRQFWDLIRQLAAEGTTIVLTTHYLEEAEALADRLAVIAAGQVVAEGRPAALRERYGTDATVEWTEADGAGHEERTATPTRTVAALMERFEGEVPGLRISRPTLEDVYLRLTGQENAR
- a CDS encoding vitamin K epoxide reductase family protein, with amino-acid sequence MTTTVIEDVSAQQDGKTGGGRGLAWLLVITGAAGLLAAWVITLDEFKLLKDPGFTPGCSINPVLSCGNIMKSAQASVFGFPNPMLGLATYSVVICVGLSLLAGGRFGRWYWLSFNAGCLFGVGFVTWLQFESLYSINALCLWCCLAWVGTITLFWYVTSHNIRNRQLPAPFWLRSFLDEFTWVLPVVHIGIIGMLILTRWWSFWTG